The Saccharopolyspora gloriosae genome has a segment encoding these proteins:
- a CDS encoding Gfo/Idh/MocA family protein yields the protein MRRFDPGYAAMKDALDTGRVGSALLLHCWHRNATALPWFTPEMPLLNSAVHEIDVARWLLGTDITSVTAHTPRTSRHAAANMRDPRMIVLETTSGAVVDIEVFVNARYGYDVRCELVAEDGTLTLNPPSPFGIRAAGTDATPVHDDFRHRFADAYRKQLAQWVTSVRDGAPTGASAWDGYAASLAAEACVSAATTGQVVHLTPAAPPPLYASSTTPLTAHRAERTTP from the coding sequence ATGCGCCGTTTCGACCCGGGGTACGCGGCGATGAAGGACGCGCTCGACACCGGCCGGGTGGGCAGCGCGCTGCTGCTGCACTGCTGGCACCGCAACGCCACCGCACTCCCCTGGTTCACCCCGGAGATGCCGCTTCTCAACTCCGCGGTCCACGAGATCGACGTGGCGCGGTGGCTGCTCGGGACCGACATCACTTCCGTCACCGCGCACACCCCGCGCACCTCGCGGCATGCCGCGGCGAACATGCGAGACCCTCGCATGATCGTGCTGGAGACCACCTCGGGAGCAGTGGTCGACATCGAGGTGTTCGTGAACGCCCGTTACGGCTACGACGTCCGATGCGAGCTCGTCGCGGAAGACGGCACTCTGACGCTGAATCCGCCGTCGCCGTTCGGGATTCGTGCGGCGGGAACCGACGCGACTCCGGTCCACGACGACTTCCGGCACCGCTTCGCCGACGCCTACCGCAAGCAGCTGGCGCAGTGGGTCACCTCCGTCCGCGACGGCGCCCCGACCGGCGCGAGCGCCTGGGACGGCTACGCCGCGTCCCTGGCCGCGGAAGCCTGCGTGTCCGCTGCGACCACCGGCCAGGTCGTCCACCTCACCCCCGCCGCCCCTCCACCGCTGTACGCGTCATCAACCACGCCGCTCACCGCTCATCGCGCTGAAAGGACCACACCATGA
- a CDS encoding Gfo/Idh/MocA family protein, producing the protein MEPLRIGTLGAARITEHALVSPAAATGDRIVAIAARNRDRAAAFAHEHGVENVLDSYHAVVNSPEVELVYNPLANAFHGPWNLASIRAGKHVLSEKPFASNAAEAREVKDAARCAGVTVLEGFHYLFHPVMRRAHEILASGEIGELTHVQARTLMPAPPDDDPRWDFELAGGSVMDLGCYGLHAHRMLAPFAGGGPVLTDARGAERAGRPGVDEWVEAHFEFPGGATGSSLSSMTHDAFSMTLRLVGSAGELVVADYVQPHKDDRVHISVPAGSRVERLGRRSSYLFQLEALRDHLRNGTAIPIGIDDAVENAELVDDIYRAAGFETRPSRSPTTA; encoded by the coding sequence ATGGAGCCGCTCCGCATCGGCACGCTCGGCGCCGCGCGCATCACCGAACACGCGCTGGTCTCACCCGCAGCAGCAACGGGCGACCGGATCGTCGCGATCGCCGCCCGCAACCGGGACCGCGCCGCGGCCTTCGCCCACGAGCACGGAGTGGAGAACGTTCTCGACTCCTACCACGCCGTCGTCAACTCGCCCGAAGTCGAACTCGTCTACAACCCGTTGGCCAACGCCTTCCACGGGCCGTGGAACCTGGCCTCGATCCGGGCGGGCAAGCACGTGCTCAGCGAGAAGCCGTTCGCCTCCAACGCCGCCGAAGCCCGCGAGGTCAAGGATGCCGCGCGTTGCGCGGGCGTCACGGTGCTCGAAGGCTTCCACTACCTGTTCCACCCCGTGATGCGGCGCGCTCACGAGATCCTGGCATCCGGCGAGATCGGCGAACTCACCCACGTGCAAGCCCGCACCTTGATGCCCGCGCCGCCGGACGACGATCCTCGGTGGGATTTCGAACTAGCCGGTGGTTCGGTGATGGATCTGGGCTGCTATGGCCTGCACGCCCACCGGATGCTCGCCCCGTTCGCAGGCGGCGGGCCAGTCCTGACCGATGCCCGAGGCGCTGAACGGGCTGGGCGTCCCGGCGTGGACGAGTGGGTGGAGGCCCACTTCGAGTTCCCCGGTGGCGCGACCGGCTCATCGCTGTCGTCCATGACCCACGACGCCTTCAGCATGACGCTGCGCCTGGTCGGTTCGGCGGGCGAGCTCGTCGTCGCCGACTACGTCCAGCCCCACAAGGACGATCGCGTGCACATCTCCGTCCCGGCCGGATCCAGGGTCGAGCGGCTAGGCAGGCGCTCGTCGTACCTGTTCCAGCTGGAGGCCCTGCGCGACCACCTCCGCAACGGGACCGCCATCCCGATCGGGATCGACGACGCGGTCGAGAACGCCGAACTGGTCGACGACATCTACCGAGCGGCCGGGTTCGAAACCCGCCCGTCCCGCTCACCGACGACCGCCTGA
- a CDS encoding sugar phosphate isomerase/epimerase, producing the protein MIMDRVAAAPISWGVCEVPGWGHQLTPEQVLPEMRAEGVVATEFGPEGFLPLDPAAKAATLREHGLRAVGGFVPALLHDPGHDPLPTIDRELDGYVAAGASTLVLAAVSGLDGYDERPELDDAGWRVLFDNLDRITARSAERDVNAVLHPHVGTIVERKDEVERVLSSSTVPLCLDTGHLLIGGTDPVELAKAAPGRITHTHLKDVDLAFARRVRSGEIAYTDAVRDGMYRPLGAGDIDIATIIDVLELNGYSGWYTMEQDAILTAPPNGEGPVLDVRASIAYLRGLDRD; encoded by the coding sequence ATGATCATGGATCGAGTCGCCGCCGCCCCGATCTCGTGGGGAGTCTGCGAGGTTCCTGGATGGGGCCACCAGCTCACCCCCGAGCAAGTGCTGCCCGAGATGCGCGCCGAAGGCGTCGTCGCCACGGAGTTCGGCCCCGAGGGCTTCCTGCCCCTCGACCCCGCAGCCAAGGCCGCCACCTTGCGCGAGCACGGCCTGCGGGCGGTGGGCGGCTTCGTACCCGCACTGCTGCACGACCCCGGCCACGACCCGCTGCCGACCATCGACCGCGAGCTCGACGGATACGTCGCCGCGGGTGCGAGCACCCTGGTCCTGGCCGCGGTGTCGGGCCTCGACGGCTACGACGAGCGTCCCGAGCTCGACGACGCGGGCTGGCGAGTGCTGTTCGACAATCTCGACCGGATCACGGCGCGCTCGGCGGAGCGGGACGTGAACGCCGTCCTGCACCCGCACGTCGGGACGATCGTCGAGCGCAAGGACGAAGTCGAGAGGGTCCTCTCCAGCTCTACCGTGCCGTTGTGCCTCGACACCGGGCATCTCCTCATCGGCGGCACGGACCCGGTCGAGCTCGCGAAGGCGGCCCCAGGACGGATCACCCACACCCACCTCAAAGATGTCGACCTCGCCTTCGCCCGGCGAGTGCGGTCCGGCGAGATCGCCTACACCGACGCCGTCCGCGACGGCATGTACCGGCCGCTGGGAGCCGGCGACATCGACATCGCCACGATCATCGACGTGCTGGAGCTGAACGGGTACAGCGGCTGGTACACGATGGAGCAGGACGCCATCCTGACCGCCCCGCCCAACGGTGAGGGCCCCGTCCTCGACGTCCGCGCCAGCATCGCCTACCTCCGCGGCCTCGACCGCGACTGA